From Watersipora subatra chromosome 2, tzWatSuba1.1, whole genome shotgun sequence, one genomic window encodes:
- the LOC137388147 gene encoding uncharacterized protein: protein MEYEHMCEYEMEYEQMCEFEMEYEHMCEYEMEYEHMCEYEMEYEHMCEYEMEYEHMCEYEMEYEHMCEYEMEYEHMCEYEMEYEHMCEYEMEYEHMCEYEMEYEHMCEYEMEYEHMCEYEMEYEHLCEYEMKYEHMCEYEIEYEHMCEYEMEYEHMCEYEMEYSHMCEYEMEYEHMCEYEMEYEHMCEYEMEYEHMFEYEMEYEHMCEYEMEYEHMCEYEMEYEHMCEYEMEYEHMCEYEMEYEHMCEYEMEYEHMCEFEMEYEHMCEYEMEYEHMCEYERKPLGITTQGSV, encoded by the coding sequence ATGGAATATGAACACATGTGCGAATATGAAATGGAATATGAACAGATGTGCGAATTTGAAATGGAATATGAACACATGTGCGAATATGAAATGGAATATGAACACATGTGCGAATATGAAATGGAATATGAACACATGTGCGAATATGAAATGGAATATGAACACATGTGCGAATATGAAATGGAATATGAACACATGTGCGAATATGAAATGGAATATGAACACATGTGCGAATATGAAATGGAATATGAACACATGTGCGAATATGAAATGGAATATGAACACATGTGTGAATATGAAATGGAATACGAACACATGTGTGAATATGAAATGGAATATGAACACATGTGTGAATATGAAATGGAATATGAACACTTGTGTGAATATGAAATGAAATATGAACACATGTGTGAATATGAAATAGAATATGAACACATGTGTGAATATGAAATGGAATATGAACACATGTGCGAATATGAAATGGAATATTCACACATGTGTGAATATGAAATGGAATATGAACACATGTGTGAATATGAAATGGAATATGAACACATGTGTGAATATGAAATGGAATATGAACACATGTTTGAATATGAAATGGAATATGAACACATGTGTGAATATGAAATGGAATATGAACACATGTGTGAATATGAAATGGAATATGAACACATGTGTGAATATGAAATGGAATATGAACACATGTGTGAATATGAAATGGAATATGAACACATGTGTGAATATGAAATGGAATATGAACACATGTGTGAATTTGAAATGGAATATGAACACATGTGTGAATATGAAATGGAATATGAACACATGTGTGAATATGAAAGAAAACCACTAGGAATCACTACACAGGGCAGTGTTTAA